A genomic segment from Hallerella porci encodes:
- the glgC gene encoding glucose-1-phosphate adenylyltransferase, with the protein MNWSYREHNKNFLCMIMAGGQGSRLQPLTRDRAKPAVHFGGTYRIIDFVLNNFINSGIFKIKVLTQFKSDSLNKHISAAWNLNASLDQYVDLVPAQMRTGGDWYKGTADAIFQNINLITDERPDIVAIFGGDHIYKMDVNQMIDFHLSRAALLTIAAIPVPVEEAHEFGIIEVDQDNRMIGFEEKPKQPKQMPGRPGWCLASMGNYIFTSKFLVRELLKHSSEGATDFGKDIIPALYPNYPVYVYDFNTNIVRGERAETKGYWRDVGTLDAFFDANLDICSENPPFDLYNNYWPIRTYNWNQPPARFFSAGDSDHPGAAIDSVVSAGCVIGGGRVIKSVLSPAVSIQKDALVEESILFPDVTIGPGAKVRRAIIEKGLHIPAGFEIGYDLERDSKMFHVTPSGIVVLAKDTIIKA; encoded by the coding sequence ATGAATTGGTCCTATCGGGAACACAACAAGAATTTTCTCTGCATGATCATGGCAGGCGGCCAAGGCAGCCGTTTGCAGCCATTAACTCGCGACCGCGCCAAGCCCGCTGTTCACTTTGGCGGAACTTATCGTATTATCGATTTTGTTTTGAACAATTTCATCAATTCGGGAATTTTCAAAATCAAAGTCTTGACGCAATTCAAAAGCGATTCGTTAAATAAACATATTTCGGCAGCGTGGAATTTGAACGCAAGCTTAGACCAATATGTGGACCTCGTTCCGGCGCAGATGCGGACAGGTGGCGATTGGTATAAAGGCACCGCCGATGCCATTTTCCAAAACATCAATTTGATTACAGATGAACGTCCCGATATCGTTGCCATTTTCGGCGGCGATCATATTTACAAGATGGACGTTAATCAGATGATTGATTTCCATCTTTCGCGGGCAGCTCTTCTCACCATCGCTGCGATTCCCGTCCCCGTCGAAGAAGCGCACGAATTCGGCATTATCGAAGTGGACCAAGACAATCGCATGATAGGCTTTGAAGAAAAGCCGAAACAGCCAAAGCAAATGCCCGGACGTCCAGGCTGGTGCTTAGCGAGTATGGGAAATTACATTTTCACGAGCAAATTCCTTGTCCGCGAATTGTTGAAGCATTCTAGCGAAGGCGCAACCGACTTTGGCAAAGACATTATCCCGGCGCTGTATCCGAATTATCCTGTTTACGTTTACGATTTCAACACGAATATCGTCCGCGGCGAACGTGCCGAAACAAAAGGTTACTGGCGCGATGTGGGAACTCTCGACGCATTCTTTGACGCAAACTTAGACATTTGCTCCGAAAATCCGCCGTTCGATTTGTATAACAATTACTGGCCCATCCGCACTTACAACTGGAATCAGCCCCCTGCTCGATTCTTCAGTGCGGGCGATTCCGATCACCCGGGCGCAGCGATTGACTCCGTCGTTTCGGCGGGCTGCGTGATTGGTGGCGGTCGCGTCATCAAAAGCGTGCTTTCGCCAGCGGTGTCCATTCAAAAAGATGCTCTCGTCGAAGAATCCATTCTCTTCCCCGATGTGACGATTGGCCCGGGCGCAAAAGTGCGCCGTGCTATTATCGAAAAAGGCTTGCACATTCCTGCCGGCTTTGAAATCGGCTACGATTTGGAACGCGATAGCAAAATGTTCCACGTTACGCCTTCGGGAATCGTCGTCTTGGCAAAAGACACGATTATTAAAGCATAA
- a CDS encoding phosphoenolpyruvate carboxykinase (GTP), which translates to MSLTLNDIKHPKISTWVNEMIAMCEPDNVVVVDGSREEYDALMQKCVKAGLATPLKKKENCYLFRSLPSDVARVESRTFISSVKEEDAGPTNHWIDPAQLKQTMRELYKGCMHGRTMYVIPFCMGPLGSAISKNGIEITDSEYVVLNMDIMTRAGKKVLDIFNADINADFVPCLHSVGKPLRKCESDNGIWPCADVEYKYITQFPEEHLVWSYGSGYGGNALLGKKCFALRIATVLARDEGWLAEHMLILKLTNPKGEVKYVTGAFPSACGKTNLAMLIPTIPGWKVETIGDDIAWMKFGKDGRLYAINPEAGFFGVAPGTSAESNKNALISAEKNTIYTNCALTEDGDVWWEGIGYPAKGKLVDWKGKTRDALPKDKAPKGEEMAHPNARFTAPAKQCPCIAKEWEDPAGVPISAILFGGRRPSTIPLVHQSLSWNHGVFLGSIVGSEITAASTIDASQVGKIRRDPFAILPFCGYNMGDYFKHWIEIGKKTSEDKLPKIFYVNWFRKDPNNAKLPGGFMWPGYGDNSRVLAWIFDRCDGVDNAKETPIGYMPKDGAINTEGLADYYKETLPEITKVDVEGWKKELADVKENHYPKFGKHLPKELSEIIDMIQDRLNKA; encoded by the coding sequence ATGAGTCTTACTTTGAACGACATCAAGCACCCGAAAATTTCTACTTGGGTGAATGAAATGATCGCTATGTGCGAACCGGACAACGTGGTTGTTGTTGACGGTTCTCGCGAAGAATATGATGCTCTCATGCAGAAGTGCGTGAAGGCAGGTCTTGCAACACCGCTCAAGAAGAAGGAAAATTGCTACCTGTTCCGTTCTCTCCCGTCTGACGTGGCTCGTGTGGAATCCCGCACATTCATCTCTTCTGTGAAGGAAGAAGATGCAGGTCCGACCAACCACTGGATCGACCCGGCTCAGTTGAAGCAGACGATGCGCGAACTCTACAAGGGTTGTATGCACGGCCGTACCATGTATGTGATTCCGTTCTGCATGGGCCCGCTCGGTTCTGCTATTTCTAAGAACGGCATTGAAATTACCGACTCTGAATATGTTGTTCTCAACATGGACATCATGACTCGCGCTGGTAAGAAAGTTCTCGACATATTCAACGCAGACATCAATGCAGACTTCGTTCCGTGCCTCCACTCTGTGGGTAAGCCGCTCCGCAAGTGCGAAAGCGACAATGGCATTTGGCCATGCGCTGACGTGGAATACAAGTACATCACTCAATTCCCGGAAGAACACCTTGTTTGGTCCTACGGTTCGGGCTACGGTGGAAACGCTCTTCTCGGTAAGAAGTGCTTCGCTCTCCGTATCGCAACCGTTCTCGCTCGCGACGAAGGCTGGCTCGCTGAACACATGCTCATCCTCAAGCTCACCAACCCGAAGGGCGAAGTCAAGTATGTGACTGGCGCATTCCCGTCTGCTTGCGGTAAGACAAACCTCGCGATGCTCATCCCGACAATTCCGGGCTGGAAGGTCGAAACCATCGGTGACGATATCGCATGGATGAAGTTTGGTAAGGACGGTCGTCTTTATGCAATCAACCCGGAAGCTGGCTTCTTTGGCGTTGCTCCGGGAACTTCTGCAGAATCCAATAAGAACGCTCTTATCTCTGCAGAAAAGAACACCATTTACACGAACTGCGCTCTCACTGAAGACGGTGACGTTTGGTGGGAAGGCATCGGCTACCCGGCTAAGGGCAAGCTCGTTGACTGGAAGGGCAAGACTCGTGACGCTCTCCCGAAGGACAAGGCTCCGAAGGGCGAAGAAATGGCTCACCCGAATGCTCGTTTCACCGCTCCGGCAAAACAGTGCCCGTGCATTGCGAAGGAATGGGAAGATCCGGCTGGCGTTCCTATCAGCGCTATCCTCTTCGGTGGTCGTCGTCCGTCTACAATTCCTCTGGTTCATCAGTCTCTCAGCTGGAACCACGGTGTGTTCCTTGGCTCGATCGTGGGTTCGGAAATCACCGCTGCTTCTACCATTGATGCATCTCAGGTCGGTAAGATCCGTCGTGACCCGTTCGCGATTCTCCCGTTCTGCGGCTACAACATGGGCGACTACTTCAAACACTGGATTGAAATCGGTAAGAAGACTTCTGAAGACAAGCTCCCGAAGATCTTCTACGTGAACTGGTTCCGCAAGGATCCGAACAACGCTAAGCTTCCTGGTGGCTTTATGTGGCCGGGTTACGGCGACAACTCTCGCGTTCTCGCTTGGATTTTCGACCGTTGCGATGGTGTTGATAACGCTAAGGAAACTCCGATCGGTTACATGCCGAAGGATGGAGCCATCAATACTGAAGGCCTCGCTGATTACTACAAGGAAACCTTGCCGGAAATCACGAAGGTTGATGTAGAAGGCTGGAAGAAGGAACTTGCTGACGTGAAGGAAAATCACTA
- a CDS encoding glycoside hydrolase family 11 protein has translation MQNPFWKMAKLSAVAALGMFTANAFAVDACKDDMGHVGSGHVVSGNRTGSISGTQWGYEQWSAGGSNSMTYYDNGTFKAEWTNNDDYLARVGFRYGDNGPGVDHTTKHYTVDYKYTKTGKASYGYIGVYGWTVNPQVEYYIVDDWYSQPNENYVGKKFGEITVDGATYTVHAFLRQQEASKTGTSTFLQIFSIRKTPRQCGHIDISAHFKKWDELFTGQTAELKGSKGGGSTTLKFGKVTEVMLMNEAGGNATGTVDYTYFAMSDNGESSEVTPVEPVKEIERRPFQGVKAKIPGVIEAENFDEGNNEVSYYDDSETVEEGANTEYRGENYFVDIVGTGDGYAVGYTTAGEWLEYTVDIAAAGEYTAEALLVNGATDGSISISVDGEKAGEIAFTKSADEKWETYAPASGKVKLPAGEHIIRVTFEDGYSNLDKITFKALDDTGIHSSLRLQTAAGTYQVFDMQGRILGSIQVSAGSSLSDALRARFQNAGAFLVKRGNQVKMIRNE, from the coding sequence ATGCAGAATCCGTTTTGGAAAATGGCAAAGCTGAGCGCTGTCGCCGCACTGGGAATGTTCACGGCGAACGCATTTGCCGTGGATGCTTGCAAAGACGATATGGGACATGTAGGGAGCGGTCACGTGGTAAGCGGGAATCGAACGGGTTCTATTTCGGGAACGCAGTGGGGTTATGAACAATGGTCCGCGGGCGGTTCGAATTCGATGACCTATTATGATAATGGCACATTCAAAGCGGAATGGACGAATAACGACGACTATTTAGCGCGCGTCGGCTTCCGCTACGGCGATAACGGTCCCGGAGTCGATCACACGACAAAGCATTACACTGTCGATTATAAATACACCAAAACGGGAAAAGCTTCTTACGGTTACATCGGCGTTTACGGCTGGACGGTCAATCCGCAAGTCGAATATTATATCGTCGACGACTGGTATAGTCAACCGAATGAAAATTATGTCGGCAAAAAATTCGGTGAAATTACAGTCGATGGCGCAACTTATACGGTGCACGCCTTCTTGCGCCAGCAAGAAGCTTCGAAAACGGGAACTTCTACATTCTTGCAAATTTTTAGCATTCGCAAAACGCCGCGTCAATGCGGACATATCGATATTTCGGCGCATTTCAAAAAGTGGGATGAACTTTTCACGGGTCAAACCGCAGAATTGAAAGGTTCAAAAGGCGGCGGATCGACGACGTTAAAATTCGGTAAAGTGACGGAAGTCATGCTCATGAACGAAGCGGGCGGAAACGCTACGGGAACTGTCGATTATACCTATTTTGCGATGAGCGATAACGGCGAATCTTCAGAAGTAACGCCTGTAGAACCGGTCAAAGAAATTGAACGTCGCCCATTCCAAGGGGTAAAAGCAAAAATTCCGGGAGTCATCGAAGCGGAAAATTTTGATGAAGGCAATAACGAAGTTTCGTATTACGATGACAGTGAAACGGTTGAAGAAGGCGCAAATACCGAATACCGCGGCGAAAATTACTTCGTCGATATCGTGGGAACGGGCGACGGTTACGCGGTCGGTTATACGACTGCGGGCGAATGGTTAGAATATACCGTCGATATTGCGGCTGCAGGCGAATATACTGCAGAAGCATTACTCGTGAACGGTGCGACGGATGGAAGCATTTCCATTTCGGTTGATGGCGAAAAAGCGGGCGAAATTGCGTTTACCAAATCCGCAGATGAAAAATGGGAAACATACGCTCCGGCATCGGGCAAAGTAAAATTGCCGGCGGGCGAGCACATTATCCGCGTTACATTCGAAGATGGTTATTCGAATTTGGATAAAATCACCTTTAAGGCATTGGACGATACGGGAATTCATTCTTCTTTGCGGCTTCAAACGGCTGCGGGCACTTATCAAGTTTTCGATATGCAAGGTCGCATTCTCGGAAGCATTCAAGTTTCTGCGGGCTCTTCGCTCAGCGATGCGCTGCGCGCCCGTTTCCAAAACGCAGGCGCGTTTTTGGTGAAACGCGGAAATCAAGTGAAGATGATTCGCAATGAGTAA